One Leptospira terpstrae serovar Hualin str. LT 11-33 = ATCC 700639 genomic region harbors:
- a CDS encoding MFS transporter, with the protein MSQNPTKLYPYRWVVLFAYIVITATICLQWLTYAPIARDAKEFYQVSPIQIDLLSLVFLGVFVFIAIPASYVIDTYGIKKGVGFGAVLTGVCGLLKGIYAADYTIVLLCQIGLAVAQPFLLNAVTKISVLWFPIQERATAVALGTLAQFLGIILVMILTPILLQNGNSIPDVMMMYGIGSVVSAILFLTLIKEKPPTSPSTHGEDHELTFQEGLRFLWKQKDMRKILFLFLIGLGVFNAVSTCIDQICEIKGLNIDESGLVGGVMLISGIIGGVIIPPLSDKLQKRKLFLIVAMAGFLVGLSLFVLFQGFIFLLVGSIVIGFFLLGIGAPIGFQYCAEITSPAPESTSQGLLLLVGQVSGIFFILGLNFFGMISFLYILLFLSLINLILVFWLKESPFMES; encoded by the coding sequence ATGAGCCAAAACCCTACCAAACTCTATCCATACCGCTGGGTTGTGCTTTTCGCCTATATAGTCATCACGGCAACCATTTGTTTGCAATGGTTGACCTATGCTCCCATTGCACGAGATGCCAAAGAGTTTTATCAAGTAAGTCCTATCCAAATCGATTTACTTTCTCTCGTTTTTCTTGGCGTTTTCGTTTTCATAGCAATTCCCGCCTCTTATGTGATCGATACTTATGGAATTAAAAAAGGAGTTGGTTTTGGTGCTGTATTAACAGGCGTTTGCGGGCTACTGAAAGGAATTTATGCAGCCGATTATACCATTGTGCTTCTTTGCCAAATAGGACTCGCAGTGGCCCAACCATTTCTTCTAAACGCAGTGACCAAAATTAGTGTTTTGTGGTTTCCCATCCAAGAAAGGGCCACCGCTGTCGCCCTCGGAACCTTAGCTCAATTCCTCGGAATCATTCTTGTGATGATCCTTACCCCTATTTTACTCCAAAATGGAAACTCCATCCCTGATGTGATGATGATGTATGGAATTGGTTCTGTGGTCTCTGCGATTCTATTTCTTACCCTCATCAAAGAAAAACCACCAACCTCTCCGAGTACCCATGGCGAAGACCACGAACTCACCTTTCAAGAAGGACTTCGTTTTTTATGGAAACAGAAAGATATGAGAAAAATTCTATTTTTGTTTCTCATTGGTCTTGGGGTTTTTAATGCTGTGAGTACTTGTATTGATCAAATCTGCGAAATCAAAGGCCTGAATATCGACGAATCAGGGTTAGTTGGCGGGGTGATGTTGATTTCTGGAATCATCGGTGGAGTGATCATTCCTCCCCTCTCAGACAAATTACAAAAACGAAAGTTATTCCTGATCGTTGCCATGGCTGGATTTTTAGTGGGCCTCAGTTTATTTGTATTGTTCCAAGGATTTATATTCTTACTCGTTGGATCGATTGTGATTGGATTTTTTCTATTGGGAATTGGGGCACCGATTGGATTTCAATACTGTGCAGAGATTACTTCACCAGCACCAGAATCCACTTCGCAAGGTTTACTCCTCCTTGTGGGACAAGTCTCAGGCATATTCTTTATCTTAGGACTTAACTTTTTTGGAATGATTTCCTTTTTATACATCCTTCTCTTTCTATCCCTGATCAATTTGATTCTGGTATTTTGGTTAAAAGAATCTCCGTTTATGGAATCTTAG
- a CDS encoding xylulokinase encodes MESGYILTYDIGTTGVKTCLFRMSDALELVQSASLEYSIQLLENGGAEQNPEDWWLALKKTTSQVLNESKTNPDSIQGISFCSQMQGLVLVDSEFQVVRPAMSYMDQRATLEMKEGIVHGLKIEGINAVKLLLSLWITGAVAASVKDPIWKYKWVEKNEPEIFSKAKWWLDVKEFLIARCTNVAVMTRDSAFATFLYNSRKGKGNWSPLLCKLFGVRLDHLPKIVNSSDKVGGLTKEAADFLGLKENISVFGGGGDASLIGVGAGAVKEGDTHIYAGTSGWISTVTKKRTVDIGARIASIVGAREGYYNYFGEQETSGKCLQWVKDHLALDEIDLYLEKKKITDGPEAIYASLFEFMFDSIKDTEPGSQGVIFTPWLHGNRCPFEDPKARGIFFNISLQTGKRTLIRSVVEGILFHKRWILELSNEKIPTSDTIRFVGGVARSGFICQLLADITGKTIERVVHPENVGAMGAAAIVAYGLGMIPKFEDIKSMIPIQDKWIPNPNHKTIYDRNFKVFKNLYKTNQNNFAILNT; translated from the coding sequence ATGGAATCTGGATACATACTGACTTATGATATTGGAACTACCGGAGTCAAAACATGTCTCTTCCGGATGTCAGATGCTTTGGAACTTGTCCAATCAGCCAGTTTGGAATACTCCATCCAACTTCTTGAAAACGGAGGGGCCGAACAAAACCCAGAGGATTGGTGGTTGGCTTTAAAAAAAACCACATCTCAAGTTTTGAATGAATCCAAAACCAATCCAGATTCCATCCAAGGGATTTCTTTTTGTTCGCAGATGCAAGGCCTAGTGCTTGTGGATTCCGAATTTCAAGTGGTTCGTCCTGCCATGAGTTATATGGACCAAAGGGCCACTTTGGAAATGAAAGAAGGGATTGTCCATGGTTTAAAAATAGAAGGGATCAATGCCGTAAAACTTTTGTTATCTCTTTGGATCACAGGAGCCGTGGCAGCCAGTGTCAAAGATCCAATTTGGAAATACAAATGGGTCGAAAAAAATGAACCAGAAATATTTTCTAAAGCGAAGTGGTGGTTGGATGTAAAAGAATTTCTCATCGCTCGTTGTACTAACGTTGCAGTTATGACAAGAGATTCTGCGTTTGCTACATTTTTATACAACTCAAGGAAGGGAAAAGGTAATTGGAGTCCCCTCTTATGTAAGTTATTCGGCGTTAGGTTGGATCATTTGCCGAAGATTGTCAATTCTTCAGATAAGGTAGGTGGTTTGACAAAGGAAGCTGCCGATTTTTTAGGGCTAAAAGAAAACATATCAGTGTTTGGTGGTGGTGGCGATGCATCTCTCATAGGTGTGGGTGCTGGTGCTGTCAAAGAGGGGGACACTCATATTTATGCAGGAACTTCTGGATGGATCTCCACTGTTACCAAAAAAAGAACTGTGGATATTGGAGCAAGGATCGCCTCTATCGTTGGAGCGAGAGAAGGTTATTACAATTACTTTGGAGAACAAGAAACTTCCGGGAAATGTTTACAATGGGTCAAAGACCATTTGGCCTTAGATGAAATTGATTTATATCTAGAAAAAAAGAAAATCACGGATGGCCCAGAAGCCATATATGCAAGTTTATTTGAGTTTATGTTTGATTCCATTAAGGACACAGAGCCTGGTTCGCAAGGTGTGATTTTTACACCTTGGTTGCATGGAAACCGTTGTCCTTTTGAAGACCCAAAAGCTAGAGGAATCTTCTTCAACATTAGTTTGCAAACAGGTAAAAGAACTCTCATTCGTTCCGTGGTAGAAGGAATCCTCTTTCATAAACGTTGGATTTTGGAACTTTCCAATGAAAAAATCCCTACATCGGATACGATTCGTTTTGTGGGAGGAGTGGCAAGGTCAGGATTCATCTGTCAGTTGTTAGCTGATATTACAGGAAAAACCATTGAAAGGGTAGTTCATCCAGAAAACGTTGGCGCGATGGGTGCAGCAGCGATAGTCGCATACGGACTTGGAATGATTCCAAAATTTGAAGATATCAAATCCATGATTCCTATCCAAGACAAATGGATCCCGAATCCAAATCATAAAACAATCTACGATAGAAATTTTAAAGTTTTTAAAAATCTCTACAAGACCAATCAAAACAATTTTGCAATTTTAAATACATAA
- a CDS encoding aspartate aminotransferase family protein, with amino-acid sequence MAQGFSMNEYPNVDQIYKDLRKLISLPIRSIRKDAMEDIIHNYFDKKCSKSKAMITKASEYIPGGVQHNLSFNHPFPLVFTKASGAYLYDLDGNKYIDFLQAGGPTVLGSNPTSVRKKVIELLDTTGPVTGLFHEYEYKLAEKIVELVPSVEMFRMLGSGTEACMASIRVARLATKKKNIVKMGGAYHGWSDQLAYGLRIPGTRHFEANGVPKSIFKYTQEFYPNDLHSLESVLKRNRFRGGTAAVLIEPVGPESGTRPLDFDFNKGVRELCNKYGALLIFDEVVTAFRIGLSGAQGYFGVDPDLTIFGKVVAGGYPSAGGLGGKKEFMKYVSAGLQTGTKKALIGGTMAANPLSSAAGYFTLCEMEKTGALEKSGRAGDRLTKGLQKLIKKYDLPFVAFNQGSICHLETVGTMLLDINIKKFWTIKKTIAEAHKRKHAMEEMGAAYMSEGLVTLAGSRLYTSASDTDAVIDDALKRFERVFQKVEGVA; translated from the coding sequence ATGGCCCAAGGCTTTTCCATGAACGAATACCCCAATGTAGACCAAATCTACAAAGACCTAAGGAAATTAATTTCCCTTCCTATCCGCTCCATCCGCAAAGACGCGATGGAGGACATCATCCATAATTACTTCGATAAAAAATGCAGTAAATCCAAAGCGATGATCACCAAAGCTTCGGAATACATTCCAGGCGGAGTCCAACACAATCTTTCATTCAACCATCCCTTCCCTCTTGTTTTTACAAAAGCATCCGGTGCTTATTTATATGATTTGGATGGAAACAAATACATCGATTTTTTACAAGCGGGCGGGCCAACTGTACTTGGAAGTAATCCTACTTCAGTTCGTAAAAAAGTCATTGAACTATTAGATACAACAGGACCTGTCACTGGTCTCTTTCATGAATACGAATATAAGTTAGCTGAGAAGATTGTAGAGTTAGTTCCTTCAGTAGAAATGTTTCGGATGTTAGGTTCTGGAACCGAAGCTTGTATGGCATCCATTCGAGTGGCAAGGCTTGCGACAAAGAAAAAAAACATCGTAAAGATGGGTGGTGCCTATCACGGTTGGAGTGACCAATTGGCATATGGGCTACGAATACCAGGAACAAGACACTTCGAAGCCAACGGAGTTCCTAAATCCATTTTCAAATACACACAAGAATTTTATCCGAACGATTTGCACTCTTTGGAATCCGTACTCAAACGAAATCGATTTCGTGGTGGAACAGCAGCCGTTCTCATTGAACCAGTAGGCCCAGAAAGTGGAACAAGACCACTAGACTTCGACTTCAACAAGGGAGTGAGAGAACTTTGCAACAAGTATGGTGCCCTTCTTATCTTTGATGAAGTGGTGACCGCTTTCCGTATTGGTCTCAGTGGGGCCCAAGGATACTTTGGTGTGGATCCTGACCTAACTATTTTTGGTAAGGTGGTTGCCGGTGGATATCCATCCGCAGGAGGCCTTGGTGGTAAAAAAGAATTTATGAAATATGTTTCTGCAGGACTTCAAACCGGCACCAAAAAGGCGTTAATCGGGGGAACGATGGCAGCAAACCCACTCAGTTCCGCTGCAGGTTACTTTACCCTTTGTGAAATGGAAAAAACAGGGGCTCTTGAAAAATCAGGAAGGGCTGGTGACCGCCTAACAAAAGGATTGCAAAAACTAATCAAAAAGTATGATCTTCCTTTTGTTGCTTTCAACCAAGGTTCCATTTGCCACTTGGAGACAGTAGGGACTATGTTACTCGATATCAATATCAAGAAATTCTGGACCATCAAAAAAACCATCGCGGAAGCCCATAAAAGAAAACACGCCATGGAAGAGATGGGAGCCGCCTATATGTCAGAAGGTCTTGTGACTCTTGCAGGTAGCAGGCTTTATACAAGTGCTTCCGATACAGATGCCGTGATTGATGATGCCCTAAAAAGGTTTGAACGAGTGTTTCAAAAAGTGGAAGGTGTGGCTTAA
- a CDS encoding TetR/AcrR family transcriptional regulator, with the protein MVTKHFNDSFERISEEKRNRILTIAISEFANRGFTSANTNTIAQKAGISVGSLYKYFETKEDFFLTVVDHGITQLEKTLESVLSMDLDLFGKIEKIIRIIQTHSRINQDIIRLYNEMTTESNYELITRLSGELESLSAKCYIEMISLAKSEGNISSEVDSNLSAFLLDSIFMTLQFSYSTVYYKERMKIYLGEDVFERDEEVVAGVMKVIRRALGG; encoded by the coding sequence ATGGTAACCAAGCATTTTAATGATAGTTTTGAGCGGATTTCTGAAGAAAAGAGGAACCGGATTTTAACCATAGCCATTTCAGAATTCGCCAACCGCGGATTTACAAGTGCCAATACCAATACCATTGCTCAAAAAGCAGGGATTAGTGTTGGTTCTCTCTATAAATACTTTGAAACCAAGGAAGATTTTTTCTTAACCGTAGTGGATCATGGAATCACGCAGTTAGAAAAAACTTTGGAATCAGTTCTTTCCATGGATTTGGATTTGTTTGGAAAAATAGAAAAGATCATACGCATCATCCAAACCCATTCTCGCATCAACCAAGACATCATTCGCCTCTATAATGAGATGACTACAGAAAGTAACTATGAGCTCATCACTCGTCTTTCGGGAGAACTTGAATCTTTGTCTGCAAAATGTTATATTGAGATGATAAGTCTTGCAAAAAGTGAAGGTAACATTTCCTCCGAAGTGGATAGCAACTTGTCTGCTTTTTTACTCGATAGTATCTTTATGACCTTACAGTTTTCTTATTCCACTGTATATTATAAAGAACGAATGAAGATCTATCTTGGGGAAGATGTGTTTGAAAGAGATGAAGAAGTTGTAGCTGGTGTAATGAAGGTGATCCGCAGAGCACTCGGTGGATAG
- a CDS encoding HAD family hydrolase: MIKAIIFDYDDTLVQTRKTRYTTIYKLSKEIFNSKITETEIDEAWGLPAEAFLLKLFGRFSKDIDSLWSLYIEYSKKDWNVPHSNAFDFISKYQDSFKFGIVTSSSEKVVLRELNELQINTKLFLQIQGSEHTEVHKPNPKVFEPIFSLLNIENIDKNEIVYIGDSPADYESASQFGFHFLGIAHDDRHVPFFQKENIAFVRNFIEIETVLIYENHFG, from the coding sequence ATGATCAAAGCAATAATATTTGATTACGATGACACTTTGGTCCAAACACGAAAGACTCGTTACACCACGATCTATAAACTATCGAAAGAGATTTTTAACTCCAAGATCACAGAAACAGAAATTGATGAGGCCTGGGGACTTCCTGCGGAAGCATTTTTACTCAAACTGTTTGGGAGATTTTCTAAGGATATCGATTCCCTTTGGAGTCTTTATATAGAATATTCAAAGAAAGATTGGAATGTTCCCCATTCAAATGCTTTTGACTTTATCAGTAAATATCAAGACTCCTTTAAATTTGGAATTGTAACTTCATCAAGTGAGAAGGTTGTTCTTCGCGAGTTGAATGAACTACAAATCAATACAAAATTGTTTCTGCAAATTCAGGGCTCAGAACACACAGAGGTTCATAAACCCAATCCAAAGGTCTTTGAGCCAATTTTTTCATTATTAAATATAGAAAATATCGATAAGAATGAAATTGTCTATATAGGTGATTCACCTGCAGATTATGAATCGGCGAGCCAGTTTGGATTTCATTTTTTAGGGATTGCTCATGATGATAGGCACGTTCCTTTTTTCCAGAAAGAAAATATTGCTTTTGTTCGAAATTTTATAGAAATTGAAACTGTTTTGATCTATGAGAACCATTTCGGATAA
- a CDS encoding DUF7000 family protein: MKQFNDCVNSYKKQLQIGEIQEAYAGLVKYVTKLGTTLSKNLSKSYAFGSLFQGYMDYTYFYYSNKFLKDRKLKMGLVLNHPKMQFEVWLLGQTIPIQERYWEYFKNTKWNKNRTTKPQYSILEAVLIEKPNFNDLDLLSKQIEASLVQVTAEIIQEIKVSKLK, translated from the coding sequence ATGAAACAATTTAATGATTGTGTAAATTCATACAAAAAGCAGCTCCAAATCGGGGAAATCCAAGAAGCCTATGCCGGCCTTGTGAAATATGTAACTAAACTTGGTACAACTCTATCCAAGAACCTTTCCAAAAGTTACGCTTTTGGAAGTTTGTTTCAGGGATATATGGACTATACCTATTTCTATTACTCGAACAAATTCTTAAAAGATAGAAAATTAAAAATGGGCCTTGTCTTAAACCATCCGAAAATGCAATTTGAAGTTTGGCTTTTGGGACAGACCATACCCATTCAGGAAAGGTATTGGGAGTATTTTAAAAATACAAAGTGGAACAAAAATAGAACCACCAAACCACAGTATTCCATTCTGGAAGCTGTCCTCATTGAAAAACCTAATTTTAATGATCTGGATTTACTTTCCAAACAAATTGAAGCGAGTTTGGTGCAAGTGACTGCAGAAATTATACAAGAGATCAAAGTGAGTAAGTTGAAATAA
- the fliF gene encoding flagellar basal-body MS-ring/collar protein FliF: protein MPEPLQKIIDNLKELFNKLDKTKKMILGGVLAVVVVAVIILSNVSSQRNRVVLFKDLDSKDFSEVTKKLDALGYSYGSSETSLITVDPEQRQEIVTKLAQENLIPAGVTGWELFDIEKFTETQFDKDIKKYRALKGAIEKSLNTLRPIERSDVNIAIPEGDLFESNSYPVKASVILHFKPGVEGMSKKEIKGIVNLVARAVPKLKPENVSVADPDGKIISDFEEDLEKERLELRIVQEKLRIEEEERVKRLIDIRNTLRWYLGGEDRVDITRFEYSFNWDQESLTENEVLPVVAEEDNPDTPYNERKLVDGYSLKVSSKETKESFKGRGFTPDGPAGTEPNLPPGYKDTDYQKAEYSKDENINNYEFNKRVKDIKRQPWKIEKIGLSVVVDGVWERKEREDGLGYDRKYIPVAENDLKLVRKNLEAAIGYTRSRGDQISVITIPKDRTEQFRAEDEEFQKQRAIRNMVIASLVILILLILAILVYRAIKKEIARRRRLREEELAAQQQMMREAALRVMDEGGAEVELSLDEKLRRELLENAINLAKEKPEDVAQLLRTWLAEEEQT, encoded by the coding sequence ATGCCTGAACCACTGCAAAAAATCATCGATAATCTCAAAGAGTTATTCAACAAACTCGATAAAACCAAAAAAATGATTTTGGGTGGTGTGCTCGCCGTTGTGGTGGTGGCAGTCATCATCCTCTCCAACGTCTCGTCCCAAAGAAACCGAGTCGTACTCTTTAAGGATCTCGATTCCAAAGACTTCTCTGAGGTCACAAAAAAACTAGATGCCCTTGGTTACTCTTATGGATCCAGTGAAACAAGCCTAATCACAGTAGACCCTGAACAAAGGCAAGAGATCGTCACCAAACTCGCGCAAGAGAATTTGATTCCTGCAGGTGTGACTGGTTGGGAACTTTTTGATATTGAAAAGTTTACCGAAACCCAATTTGACAAAGACATCAAAAAATATCGAGCTCTGAAAGGTGCGATTGAAAAATCACTCAATACCTTAAGGCCAATTGAAAGATCCGATGTGAACATTGCGATTCCCGAAGGAGATCTTTTTGAATCCAACTCTTATCCTGTAAAAGCCAGTGTGATCTTACACTTCAAACCTGGTGTTGAGGGAATGAGTAAAAAAGAAATCAAAGGGATTGTCAACTTAGTCGCACGTGCGGTTCCCAAATTAAAACCTGAAAACGTAAGTGTGGCCGACCCTGACGGAAAAATCATTTCTGATTTTGAAGAAGATTTAGAAAAAGAAAGATTAGAACTTCGAATTGTTCAAGAAAAATTAAGAATTGAAGAAGAAGAACGTGTAAAACGTCTCATCGACATTCGCAACACCTTACGTTGGTATTTGGGTGGGGAAGATCGAGTGGACATCACTCGTTTTGAATATTCATTTAACTGGGACCAAGAGTCCTTAACAGAAAACGAAGTATTGCCTGTCGTTGCCGAAGAAGATAACCCTGATACTCCATATAACGAAAGGAAGTTGGTAGATGGATATTCGTTAAAAGTATCTTCCAAAGAAACTAAAGAATCTTTTAAAGGTCGTGGGTTTACACCTGACGGTCCTGCAGGAACCGAACCAAACCTTCCTCCTGGATACAAAGACACAGACTACCAAAAAGCAGAATATTCTAAAGACGAAAATATCAATAACTACGAATTTAACAAACGAGTGAAAGACATCAAACGACAACCATGGAAAATTGAAAAGATCGGACTTTCTGTTGTCGTAGATGGTGTTTGGGAACGTAAAGAAAGAGAAGATGGATTAGGGTATGATAGAAAATACATTCCTGTTGCCGAAAATGATCTAAAACTTGTTCGTAAAAACTTAGAAGCAGCAATTGGTTACACAAGATCACGTGGTGACCAAATCAGTGTCATTACCATTCCCAAAGATAGAACCGAACAGTTCCGCGCTGAAGATGAAGAGTTTCAAAAACAAAGAGCCATTCGAAATATGGTCATCGCTTCTCTTGTAATTTTGATCCTACTCATTCTTGCAATTCTTGTGTATCGAGCGATCAAAAAAGAAATCGCAAGAAGAAGAAGACTCAGAGAAGAAGAACTTGCAGCGCAACAACAAATGATGCGAGAAGCTGCACTTCGCGTGATGGACGAAGGGGGAGCGGAAGTCGAACTCTCCCTCGACGAAAAACTCAGACGCGAGTTACTGGAAAATGCAATCAACCTGGCAAAAGAAAAACCAGAAGATGTGGCTCAGTTACTCCGCACTTGGCTTGCTGAGGAAGAACAAACTTAA